The following proteins are encoded in a genomic region of Anaerolineae bacterium:
- a CDS encoding flippase-like domain-containing protein, whose protein sequence is MNKLYRKFAIGLALGFAVFLGLMLYGDIKAVGQLLQSFRWRLLPFILGLTMFNYLLRGVRFHYYLRQIGLKRISFGASLRVFIGGFALTITPGKVGELVRVLWLKNIAQANPAQTAPATIIDRMADALAMAILALLGALVYPQYRPAVLSILAGLLLAVIISQIRPLALWLLRLGERLPGGGNFVRPLRTLYESTFELLRFKNLMMGTSIGLVSWSAEGLAFYLVLRGLDAPGSFDLALIAIFILALGSILGGASTLPGGLGAAEATMTVLLQTLTHLPETAAVTATLLIRFFTLWFGVTLGILTIALWHKLLFGSAGAEPSLDPAVGQKTEAGV, encoded by the coding sequence TTGAACAAGCTATATCGCAAATTTGCCATTGGCCTGGCCCTGGGTTTTGCCGTGTTCCTGGGCCTGATGTTGTATGGCGACATCAAGGCCGTGGGCCAGTTGCTCCAGAGTTTTCGCTGGAGGCTGCTCCCCTTTATCCTGGGGCTGACAATGTTTAATTATCTGCTGCGCGGGGTGCGTTTTCACTATTACCTGCGCCAAATTGGCCTCAAGCGCATCTCGTTTGGGGCCAGCCTGCGGGTTTTTATTGGCGGTTTTGCCTTAACCATCACCCCCGGCAAAGTGGGCGAACTGGTTCGCGTGCTCTGGCTCAAAAATATTGCCCAGGCCAACCCGGCTCAAACCGCCCCCGCCACCATCATTGACCGGATGGCCGACGCCCTGGCCATGGCTATTTTGGCCCTGTTGGGCGCGTTAGTTTACCCCCAGTACCGGCCCGCCGTGCTGTCTATTTTGGCCGGGCTGCTGCTGGCGGTTATCATTAGCCAGATTCGCCCCCTGGCCCTGTGGCTCTTGCGGCTCGGCGAGCGGTTGCCGGGAGGGGGAAATTTTGTTCGGCCGCTGCGCACCCTCTACGAAAGCACTTTTGAGTTGCTCCGTTTTAAAAACTTGATGATGGGTACGAGCATCGGCCTGGTTTCCTGGTCGGCGGAAGGTCTAGCCTTTTACCTGGTGTTGCGGGGACTGGACGCGCCCGGCTCCTTTGACCTGGCCCTGATTGCTATTTTCATCCTGGCCCTCGGCTCGATTTTGGGCGGGGCGTCAACCCTGCCCGGCGGCCTGGGCGCTGCCGAGGCCACCATGACCGTGTTGTTACAAACCCTGACGCATCTGCCGGAAACTGCGGCGGTTACGGCCACGCTGTTGATTCGCTTTTTTACGTTGTGGTTTGGCGTAACTTTGGGTATCTTGACCATAGCCCTCTGGCATAAGCTGCTTTTTGGCAGCGCCGGCGCAGAACCCAGCCTGGACCCTGCGGTCGGCCAAAAGACAGAGGCGGGCGTATAA
- a CDS encoding DUF951 domain-containing protein, producing MDPTDIRLDDIVRMKKPHPCGGTDWRVVRLGTDIGLVCLTCKHKVLIPRGKFIKQVKTFLERGPKTPPLTLP from the coding sequence ATGGACCCAACCGACATTCGTTTAGACGATATTGTCAGAATGAAAAAACCCCATCCCTGCGGCGGCACCGATTGGCGCGTGGTTCGCCTGGGCACGGATATTGGCCTGGTCTGCCTGACGTGCAAACACAAAGTATTAATTCCCCGGGGCAAATTCATTAAACAGGTCAAAACATTTTTGGAACGGGGGCCAAAAACGCCGCCGCTTACCCTGCCATGA
- a CDS encoding glycosyltransferase, whose protein sequence is MIALNHRPNIPGNAKRVLILMSNTGGGHQTAANAIAEALTYLYGDAVTVDIVDAWRDHVAWPVNWSSYSYGWIVNKAVWLWKFFWLLEKKPNLVDTCLKLAYPLVAPGLLKLFQAYRPDVIVSVHPLITLLPLLVLKRAKLDLPFITVVTDMVHGYHTWYHPQTTLCLVSTEPAGQQAISLGIPPERVEVVGQPVALKFAGGIGEKTHLRRKLGLDLDRPAVLLVGGGEGYGPVFEIARCIARRVAPAQLIVVAGRNRSLQKKLEAVRWEIPTTIYGFVNNLPELMGAADVFISKAGPGSISEAFVAKLPLILFDYIPGQEEGNVHYVVQHHAGVYVPEPEKIAEQLREWLKPDNSSLAQMTHNAAGLARPEAALTMARRIYAQAGSAETKNNK, encoded by the coding sequence ATGATAGCATTAAACCACCGGCCAAATATCCCCGGCAACGCCAAACGGGTGCTCATCTTGATGTCAAATACAGGCGGCGGCCACCAAACCGCGGCCAACGCTATTGCGGAGGCATTAACTTACCTTTACGGCGATGCCGTAACGGTTGACATTGTTGATGCCTGGCGGGATCACGTAGCCTGGCCGGTCAATTGGTCCAGCTATAGCTATGGTTGGATTGTTAATAAGGCCGTGTGGCTGTGGAAATTTTTTTGGTTGCTAGAAAAAAAACCGAACCTGGTTGATACGTGCCTCAAATTAGCCTATCCCCTGGTGGCCCCTGGTTTATTAAAACTCTTTCAGGCTTATCGGCCCGATGTCATCGTCTCCGTCCATCCCCTGATAACCCTGCTGCCCCTGCTTGTCCTGAAACGAGCCAAACTTGACCTGCCCTTTATCACCGTTGTAACCGACATGGTGCATGGCTACCATACATGGTATCACCCTCAAACCACCCTCTGCCTGGTTTCCACAGAACCGGCCGGCCAACAGGCCATCAGCTTGGGAATTCCGCCGGAAAGGGTAGAAGTGGTTGGCCAGCCCGTTGCCCTAAAATTTGCCGGCGGCATTGGCGAAAAAACCCATTTGCGGCGCAAATTGGGCCTTGATTTGGACCGGCCCGCGGTGTTGTTGGTGGGGGGAGGAGAAGGTTACGGGCCTGTATTTGAAATTGCGCGATGTATCGCCCGGCGCGTGGCCCCGGCCCAACTTATTGTTGTGGCCGGGCGGAACCGATCCTTGCAAAAAAAGCTGGAAGCGGTCCGCTGGGAAATCCCCACCACTATTTACGGCTTTGTCAACAATTTACCAGAGCTAATGGGCGCAGCCGACGTTTTTATTAGCAAAGCCGGCCCCGGCAGCATCAGCGAAGCCTTTGTGGCCAAACTGCCCCTTATTCTTTTTGACTACATTCCGGGGCAAGAAGAAGGCAATGTGCATTATGTGGTTCAGCACCACGCCGGGGTTTACGTGCCGGAACCGGAAAAAATTGCCGAACAATTAAGGGAGTGGCTGAAACCGGATAACTCCAGCCTGGCCCAAATGACCCACAATGCCGCCGGCCTGGCCCGGCCAGAAGCGGCCTTAACCATGGCCCGGCGGATATATGCACAGGCCGGTTCCGCTGAAACAAAAAATAACAAATAA
- a CDS encoding Lrp/AsnC family transcriptional regulator, whose product MYKLDKLDKQILNILQEDGRASHVNIARQLGVGHTRVRDRVLRLEQAGVIKGYRVVIDPAVLGQGVFCIVQLKVDQQFDFDELVKDILEIEEVVDVANVTGEVDAHIRVWARDVAHLREILYNKLSVLPAHKNTNSTIVLKHWRKPLGLGA is encoded by the coding sequence TTGTATAAATTAGATAAGTTGGATAAACAAATCTTAAATATCTTGCAAGAGGATGGACGGGCTTCGCACGTAAACATTGCCAGGCAGTTGGGCGTGGGCCATACCCGGGTGCGAGACCGGGTTTTGCGCCTGGAGCAAGCCGGCGTGATCAAGGGGTATCGCGTCGTGATTGACCCGGCCGTGTTGGGGCAAGGGGTGTTTTGTATTGTGCAGCTCAAAGTTGACCAGCAGTTTGATTTTGACGAGTTGGTTAAGGATATTTTGGAAATTGAGGAAGTGGTGGATGTGGCCAACGTGACCGGCGAGGTTGACGCGCACATCCGGGTGTGGGCCAGGGATGTGGCTCATTTGCGGGAGATTTTATATAACAAATTGAGCGTGCTGCCCGCCCACAAAAACACCAATTCCACCATTGTGCTCAAACATTGGCGAAAACCGTTGGGGCTGGGGGCATAG